From Onychostoma macrolepis isolate SWU-2019 chromosome 19, ASM1243209v1, whole genome shotgun sequence, a single genomic window includes:
- the kiaa1522 gene encoding uncharacterized protein KIAA1522 homolog isoform X5 gives MGNSNSKKKTQANLSSSHRTSRVKSIWHFRHVDKVKTGQKQNEPRKLTVHYTASQYYQENVFIEGSRPQYLEDLHTEAQEGLKILQQEENKNGVDFQDDQTVPEEDTSSKERDESLETDSTAGHSVISVSTVSAVSSRPVLTRQGSTFKPLNPVKRLDKTKRRSRRTTIMGIPQQVQRELDMARGTILQQRPNGDHDSEDEFSGRVVIPTIDGELPSVNHEGARVHLQNIEVLQTSRDEEFLINHIHSVYQDELNRKLGIGACPTQRPKSLAVPWMTTSSFLHEPQGPVMSISPQATYLSKIIPNAILPAAIDIIEINHDHSRRSTSTVSKSSLASASPASSRSGGGTNQDPTTASPNRSHSQSSETIVSNSSTISSKAKCLPTFVADSTKEVSDLIPKDESITSSSSCKSSNSNGTNHRLDHREMGEAGEKVRNSHSFSRNLSVMKTKLPPAPPQRTYSLHHEKLKRRSRELVDIKNMAPDDGQTGRELRSAKDHESTNNEKSSVHSSLLSSSRECSPLSPHQAFTRSHVRSGNSSPQKTGEESGENKFDRTLSPSSGYSSQSGTPTHSPKEVSPSSPGKRRVKPSKPERTCVRTSPVVSVSSSMTSLSSVTSDTAHHDIQTNTTPSEPLKCSPPVTTVKNKVTLTHPTIPLRELFNIPPPPKVKAPSPPPPDTWIHNKRTIELLCGPGPNPHRLHQLQKQQKESLIGKNQNTNAIQITEQMNPKIQTTEEVKSGTQLENKEAIKEQNESMSSQLHEQMMTEPPYLRHNESSTLNNVLNELKSTKIPTEVNQNVHTQDQRTVEDQKEKGNQILPTTTVPTIKVDQSMLSQPNCEVKTSPEIVITTCTTRNEETSEENKGNCIVKDLLNHKQLQTLGIEKPEVNGISPPPSPPPEHHPPPPPTKKTSAFSGSIPPSDEEEQKQDTEEQVTLLESSWPPPPPPMEESTDLMFEEQDELDFPPPPPSFIHEPLSEVSVDCHEESCEQQDNIELRSSNASDMASSPDQDSKIQTILPTRTVQNEMEGRQDKPCNNVSHFSVDEGGMETVAPTKMSSLLPDELVQGEEMPTLSAQDSSEQTSLDTQADSTNVPLAPPLPVEDQSTVNFRRQLSLINKDSRSKDLLCRHKSTPIPKEDANIPLVTPSLLQMVRLRSVNVGEDQVNDTKPSTEATTNEDHGITSQATPQKPIRKSLTLKSNSPAKSSPAPATVPSMRLQEAIRMKTAAMSSSGVPAMLNLRFSSNSSASSPVPSPKTPDGCDLHKSPASTASFIFSKSTKKVVIETSTSPEVQASLKQSLAAEIMQVSDQAKTMVTNGTKKPIKVPPPVAKKPVHGTNHPNKTENATPDKTEILTNKQLTRVEVNGQSDQVHPAGQRAQSLGNQKQEVQRLHVEESGHTS, from the exons CCAGAGGAAGATACAAGCTCAAAAGAAAGAGATGAATCACTTGAGACTGATAGCACTGCTGGACACTCCGTCATTTCAGTGTCAACTGTCTCAGCAGTCTCCTCACGTCCAGTGCTTACACGTCAAG GTTCCACATTTAAGCCCTTGAACCCAGTTAAACGACTGGACAAGACCAAGAGGAGAAGTAGAAGAACAACTATAATGGGCATACCACAGCAAGTCCAAAGAGAACTGG ATATGGCAAGAGGAACTATACTGCAGCAGCGTCCAAATGGAGACCATGACAGTGAAGATGAGTTCTCTGGCAGAGTTGTCATCCCAACAATTGATGGAGAGCTTCCTTCAGTAAATCATGAAGGGGCTCGTGTGCACCTGCAGAACATTGAGGTTCTTCAGACATCAAGAGATGAGGAGTTTCTAATAAACCACATCCATTCTGTCTACCAAGATGAGTTGAACCGAAAGCTTGGGATAGGAGCATGCCCTACACAGAGGCCAAAGTCTCTTGCTGTGCCATGGATGACCACATCCTCTTTCCTGCATGAGCCTCAAGGTCCTGTTATGTCTATTTCACCACAGGCAACTTATTTATCTAAGATTATTCCAAACGCAATTCTGCCTGCTGCAATAGACATCATTGAAATTAATCATGATCACAGCCGGCGCAGTACAAGTACGGTTAGCAAGAGTAGTTTAGCATCAGCTAGTCCAGCTTCTTCACGATCTGGAGGTGGCACAAATCAAGATCCAACTACCGCTAGCCCCAACAGGAGCCATTCACAATCATCTGAGACGATTGTCTCCAACTCCTCCACAATCTCTTCAAAAGCAAAGTGTCTGCCAACATTTGTTGCTGACAGCACCAAAGAAGTTTCAGATTTAATCCCAAAGGACGAAAGTATTACAAGCTCAAGCAGTTGTAAAAGCTCTAACAGTAATGGTACAAATCACAGACTAGACCACAGAGAGATGGGTGAAGCAGGGGAAAAAGTCAGAAACAGCCATTCATTCTCTCGCAATCTCTCTGTAATGAAGACAAAATTGCCACCAGCACCACCTCAGAGAACCTATTCCCTGCACCATGAAAAACTTAAGCGGAGATCAAGGGAACTAGTAGACATAAAAAATATGGCCCCAGATGATGGGCAAACAGGTAGAGAACTTAGAAGTGCAAAAGACCATGAGTCCACCAATAATGAGAAGAGTTCAGTCCACTCTTCTCTGCTCAGCTCATCAAGAGAATGCAGCCCACTTAGTCCTCATCAAGCTTTTACTAGAAGTCATGTCAGATCAGGTAACTCATCCCCACAGAAAACTGGAGAAGAATCTGGTGAAAACAAATTTGATAGGACTTTGTCTCCTTCGAGTGGATACTCAAGCCAAAGTGGGACACCTACGCATTCCCCTAAAGAGGTCAGTCCCTCCTCACCTGGAAAGAGAAGAGTTAAGCCTTCAAAGCCTGAGAGAACATGTGTACGGACCTCGCCGGTGGTTTCAGTCTCTTCATCAATGACATCTCTATCTTCAGTCACATCAGACACGGCACATCATGACATTCAAACCAACACCACTCCATCAGAGCCTTTAAAGTGTTCCCCACCTGTTACAACAGTGAAAAACAAGGTGACACTGACACATCCAACTATTCCCCTTAGGGAACTGTTCAACATTCCCCCTCCACCCAAGGTAAAAGCCCCATCTCCCCCACCCCCTGATACCTGGATTCACAATAAACGCACAATTGAACTATTATGTGGCCCAGGTCCAAACCCCCATAGGTTACATCAGcttcaaaaacagcaaaaagagTCATTAATAGGTAaaaatcaaaacacaaatgCCATACAAATCACTGAACAAATGAACCCAAAGATACAGACAACAGAAGAAGTGAAGTCAGGTACCCAACTGGAGAACAAAGAAGctataaaagaacaaaatgagTCCATGTCATCACAACTGCATgaacaaatgatgacagaacccCCATATTTGAGGCATAATGAAAGTTCAACATTAAACAATGTGCTAAATGAACTTAAAAGTACAAAGATCCCTACAGAGGTCAACCAGAACGTTCATACACAAGATCAGAGAACTGTAGAGGATCAAAAGGAAAAAGGAAACCAAATACTCCCTACAACAACGGTACCAACTATCAAAGTTGATCAAAGTATGCTGTCACAACCAAACTGTGAAGTCAAAACAAGTCCTGAAATTGTGATCACAACATGCACCACAAGAAATGAAGAAACCAGTGAGGAGAACAAAGGAAACTGCATTGTTAAGGACCTTCTCAATCATAAACAATTGCAAACTCTCGGCATAGAAAAACCTGAGGTCAATGGCATTTCTCCTCCTCCTTCTCCACCTCCAGAACACCACCCTCCACCACCGCCTACTAAAAAGACGTCAGCCTTCTCAGGGTCTATACCACCATCTGATGAAGAGGAACAGAAGCAAGACACAGAGGAACAGGTGACTCTCCTGGAGTCTTCTTGGCCTCCACCACCGCCACCAATGGAAGAATCAACTGACTTGATGTTTGAGGAACAAGATGAACTTGACTTCCCCCCACCACCTCCCTCGTTCATCCATGAACCCCTTTCGGAGGTATCTGTCGACTGCCACGAAGAGTCCTGTGAACAGCAAGACAATATAGAATTGAGGTCATCTAACGCCTCAGATATGGCTAGCAGTCCAGACCAAGACTCCAAAATACAGACCATTCTGCCAACAAGAACTGTACAAAATGAAATGGAAGGCAGGCAAGATAAGCCTTGTAACAATGTCTCACACTTCTCTGTGGACGAAGGTGGCATGGAAACTGTAGCTCCTACAAAAATGTCCTCTCTTTTACCAGATGAACTTGTACAAGGGGAGGAAATGCCAACTTTGTCAGCACAAGATTCATCAGAGCAAACATCACTTGATACCCAAGCAGATTCCACTAACGTGCCACTTGCACCTCCACTGCCAGTGGAAGACCAATCCACTGTTAACTTCCGAAGGCAACTGAGCCTCATAAACAAAGACAGCCGGAGCAAAGACCTGCTTTGTCGTCACAAAAGCACACCTATTCCAAAGGAGGATGCCAACATTCCCCTCGTCACACCTTCCTTGCTTCAGATGGTTCGACTAAGATCTGTAAATGTAGGTGAAGATCAAGTTAATGATACCAAACCAAGCACTGAGGCCACAACAAATGAGGATCACGGTATTACTAGTCAAGCAACGCCACAAAAACCTATTCGCAAATCCTTGACCTTGAAGTCCAACTCACCTGCTAAGTCATCTCCTGCTCCAGCCACAGTTCCATCCATGCGTCTTCAAGAGGCCATACGTATGAAGACTGCTGCAATGTCCTCCAGTGGAGTACCTGCAATGCTCAATCTACGCTTTTCCTCAAATAGTAGTGCTAGTTCACCTGTGCCATCCCCTAAAACACCAGACGGCTGTGACTTACACAAGTCCCCTGCATCTACAGCCAGCTTTATCTTCTCAAAAAGCACAAAGAAAGTTGTCATTGAAACGTCTACTTCTCCTGAGGTACAAGCAAGCCTCAAACAAAGTCTTGCAGCTGAGATAATGCAGGTTTCTGACCAAGCCAAGACAATGGTTACAAATGGAACAAAAAAGCCAATTAAGGTGCCGCCACCTGTTGCTAAGAAACCAGTGCATGGAACAAATCATCCCAATAAGACAGAGAATGCAACACCAGATAAGACTGAGATCTtgacaaataaacaattaacgAGGGTTGAAGTTAATGGGCAAAGTGATCAAGTGCATCCTGCTGGTCAGCGAGCACAATCATTAGGAAACCAGAAGCAA gaAGTACAGAGACTGCATGTTGAAGAGTCAGGACACACGAGTTGA